The genomic DNA CTATGTTCTACTTGCTCATTCGTTTGAATTACTTGCGATTCTTCGTTCTTTTCTTGTTCTTGCTGCTTTTCTACCGGTGCGTCTTCTTTGGTATCTTTGTTTTTCTCTTGTATAGAAGATGTAGTTTCTTTTTTCGGCTGCTCTTGTGAACAACCGGCCATATATATTCCAATGAATACAATCATGCTCATTATTTTTATATACTTCATACTTCATACTTCTCTCCCATCACTTTGCACCGGATTCAAAGTTTTTCTTATAATTGCCCTATAATCTCATCCATATTTCCAATATAAACTGGCTGCCATGTTTCTGTACCACGTTCTGCAGTATAAACTGGATAAGCGTCATCATCTATATTTACGAAAACTGGATCGCCCATATCCGTTTCATATCCAATTGCAATCCATCCTTCTTGCCACTTTCCGTTTTCTTCACTTATTAATGAATTTTTATGTTTATCATATCGGTAACCGATTTGTCCTTTTTCTAATTCACTTTCACTAAACACATATATTTCATAAGTACCTAGCTCAACATCTTGCTGTTTTGAAGTTTCAATTCGTTTTAGAAGTTCTGCGATTTTTGGTTGTTGTTTCATACGCCTATCCCCTTCTGTTTTTCTAAATTTTAACTAGTTTGTTTATAAAATACAATATAGATTTTAAGACAAAAGGTGACACCTTTATCATATTTACGATTTTTTGAGTATATCTATCACAACTCTCAATATATTAACGATTCAACACGAAATTTCGACTTACCAACAAAAATGACAAAAAAGAGAGGCTGCCCAAAAGGACAACCTCTCTTTTCTTATATCAATTAAAATTTAAACTCTTGTCCAACTTCAAAGCTATCTTCTAATACAAGAATACCTTTTTCTTGTGGAGCGTCTGGAAGCTCTAATTCACGTGCAGAGCAGATCATTCCAGAAGAAGGAACACCGCGAAGTTCAGCCGGTTTAATTAACATACCGCTTGGCATTACAGCGCCGATTTTCGCAACGACAACTTTTTGTCCTGCATCAACGTTTGGTGCACCACATACGATTTGTAATGTTTCTGTACCGATTTCTACTTTACAGATGTTTAGCTTATCAGCATTTGGATGTTTCTCTTTTTCAGCTACATAGCCTACAACAAATTTCGGAGAAAGATCTGCTTCTACTGTTTCTTCAAAGCCATTCTTCGCTAAAACTTCGTTGATTTTCTCTACAAGCTCTTTCGTTAATGTAAGGTTTCCTGTTTCTTTTACTTCTAAGTAAGAAGATGCATTAAAGATGTTGAATCCTCCCGTTACGTTGCTTTCACGATCATAAACGCGTGCAACATCTCCTTTGCGATCAAAAGTACGGTTCTCTAAAGTAATATCTTGTAAGGCAACAATTAAAGTGTCACCAATTCCTTCAAGGTTGTAAAAAACGTTCACTTCGTTCATCCTTTCTCTTTTCCATCTGTCTTCTTCCGATTTTTCGCTAAAATAAAGATTGGTTCAAATTCTCCATCTTCATATACGAATGAAAGTGATGTAATCGGAACATGCCCTTCGGCAAAAAATTTCATTGTCATTTGTGCAATAATATCATAACCGATTTCGTTGACGATATCAGCAATAATTAATACATCTTGGTGAGGAACAGCAACAACCATGTCACCAGAAATCTTTTCACGCATCGATTGTAGTAACGATTCGTTTAAAATACGAGTCGCGTCATACCCATCATTTGTGTTTAAAAAGTAGAATGTATTACCCGCTACTGTGTCTTGTTTAAATTCATAACCTAATGAGCGTGCGTTGAATAATGCCATTTCACGCACTTGCTGTTCTGTAAGTTCTAATTTTTGTAACAGACGTTCATCAATTAGTCGATACGTTTTATTCGAATCTAACGCATAGTAAATACGTGTTTCCGCCGTATGATCCGTCATAATAAACGGATTTCCTTCTTCTGCTTGTTTCGGGAAAGAAGTAGAACGAATAACAGGTAAAATTTTTGCTCCGCTATTTTCTTCTTTATGCATCGCAATTAGCGCTTCTTGTACGTAATAAGCAACTTCTTCAATTGCCTTTTCTTTGTTCACTTCCCATTTTGCTACAACTCCTGGAAGTGATACGTTAATACCTTTTTTCGAGTCTTTCTGTTCTATACGTAGAACCTCTTTCTCGCTATCATACTGAAAGTCCCACTCTGGACGAGATAATTTCTTCATTAACTCGTCTTTCATCTTTTTACTTGTCATCTTCATCTCTTTTTCCTCCCTTCCAAAAAAATAACCTCCCCCGCGAAGGTAGAGGTTGTTTTACAATTCAATTGGCAAATTGCCTTATTTTAAACCTTCAATGAACTCTTCGATTTGTTCTTGTGTTTTACGATCTTTGTTTACATAGCGACCAGTTTCTTCACCTTTATTGTACGCTACAAAGCTCGGAATGCCAAATACGTCTAATTTTACACATAGATCAATAAACTCATCACGATCTACATAGTAAAATGAGAAATCACTATATTTCTCTTCTACTTCTGGCATAAATGGGTCTACAAAACGGCAGTCTGGGCACCATTCTGCTGAGAACATAAAGACTACATTCTCTTCATTTTTTAATTGTTGGAATTGCTCCATGCTTTCTAATGACTTCATCTATATTTCCTCCTCTAACGAGTGCATTTTTCATGTTATAATCTTTCTTTTATACTACCATACATCGCGCATGGTGCAAGGTTTATGCTTGCTTTTTGTCATACTTATATTGCCCAACAAGTAACTTAACAACGTGTACAAATAATTCCGTGCGATCAACATAATCATCTGTAAAAATACCAATCGCTCCTTCGTGACTACGAATATCTTTTCTATGTACAAACTCTTCCATCACTTCACTTAACTCCTTGCCATCTTCAAGAGGTGCTAAAAAATCGTCTGGTAACGTAATACGCGCTCCTCCAGCCACGAATACTTTCCCATCACTTGTTGCTAGCGCGCCCCAGTTACACATAAATAAACCGTGCTCCGTTTTCATCACACCGCCTTCTAGCCCAATACCAATTGGAGCTTCTCCTTCCTCTAGCGCTCGCTTCGCTCTATTAATCGCTCCTTGCATCGTCTCTTCATCTGAAAACGGCTGGTTTGCTACTCCTGAAGGAACAGAAAGAGATGTAATTGTAGCATCTTTCCAAACCTTCTCCACAGCACCAACTTTCGTTTTATTCTTCGATCCAACTACTACTTTCATTTCGTTCACCTCTATAAAAATTCATCATTCTATTCTAATATCCGCATCAGATACGAATTAAGTATCAACCACTACCACATATCACCAAGTCATCTATTCAGCCTAAAAAAGAAGGTTTTTTCTAGCAACATTACCGTCTTCGAAAACAAAAACAGCCTTCCTCTCACTTCCTACTTGGAGTCTTCATACATCATTCGAACACCAATTAAGCACTGACCGCTCCCAATCATCGCTGGGTCATCTATTCAACCTAAAAAAAGAAGGGTTTTTCGCCCTTCTTCTCTACGCGTTATTCTTAATTGTCTCTAACGTCGTTTTATCTGTTGTTCTTACAAGCTTCGTAATTAATTCTTTCGCCGCTGCATAATCATCAACATGTAAAATTGAAGCATGTGTATGAATGTAGCGTGCACAAACACCAATTACTGCTGATGGGATACCAGAGTTACTTGTATGTACACGGCCCGCATCTGTACCACCTTGTGAAATAAAGTATTGGTACGGAATGTTGTTTGTTTCTGCTGTATCTAAAATGAATTCGCGCATTCCTCTATGTGTTACCATCGTGCGATCGTAAATACGAAGAAGAGCACCTTTTCCTAATTGACCGAACTGCGTTTTGTCACCAGATGCATCGTTTGCTGGACTTGCATCAAGCGCATAAAAAATGTCTGGTTGAATCATATTTGCAGCTGTTTGCGCTCCGCGAAGGCCTACTTCTTCTTGTACAGTAGCACCAGAATATAATGTATTTGGTAATGTTTCATCTTTTAATTCTTTTAACAATTCGATTGCAAGACCACATCCGTAACGGTTGTCCCAAGCTTTCGCCATAATTTTCTTCTCATTTGCCATCGGTGTGAATGGGCAAATCGGCACGATTTGTTGTCCTGGTTTTACACCAATTTCAATCGCATCTTCA from Bacillus cereus G9842 includes the following:
- a CDS encoding DUF1444 domain-containing protein, encoding MKMTSKKMKDELMKKLSRPEWDFQYDSEKEVLRIEQKDSKKGINVSLPGVVAKWEVNKEKAIEEVAYYVQEALIAMHKEENSGAKILPVIRSTSFPKQAEEGNPFIMTDHTAETRIYYALDSNKTYRLIDERLLQKLELTEQQVREMALFNARSLGYEFKQDTVAGNTFYFLNTNDGYDATRILNESLLQSMREKISGDMVVAVPHQDVLIIADIVNEIGYDIIAQMTMKFFAEGHVPITSLSFVYEDGEFEPIFILAKNRKKTDGKEKG
- the ytpR gene encoding YtpR family tRNA-binding protein, with product MNEVNVFYNLEGIGDTLIVALQDITLENRTFDRKGDVARVYDRESNVTGGFNIFNASSYLEVKETGNLTLTKELVEKINEVLAKNGFEETVEADLSPKFVVGYVAEKEKHPNADKLNICKVEIGTETLQIVCGAPNVDAGQKVVVAKIGAVMPSGMLIKPAELRGVPSSGMICSARELELPDAPQEKGILVLEDSFEVGQEFKF
- a CDS encoding DUF84 family protein — protein: MKVVVGSKNKTKVGAVEKVWKDATITSLSVPSGVANQPFSDEETMQGAINRAKRALEEGEAPIGIGLEGGVMKTEHGLFMCNWGALATSDGKVFVAGGARITLPDDFLAPLEDGKELSEVMEEFVHRKDIRSHEGAIGIFTDDYVDRTELFVHVVKLLVGQYKYDKKQA
- a CDS encoding M42 family metallopeptidase, translating into MNKETLQLFRTLTELQGASGFEHDVRRFMKQELSKYADEIVQDGLGSVFGLKKGDETGPRVLVAGHMDEVGFMVTQITKNGMLRFQTLGGWWSQVLLAQRVQVMTKNGPVIGVVGSIPPHLLSDAQRAKPMDIKNMLIDIGADSYEDAIEIGVKPGQQIVPICPFTPMANEKKIMAKAWDNRYGCGLAIELLKELKDETLPNTLYSGATVQEEVGLRGAQTAANMIQPDIFYALDASPANDASGDKTQFGQLGKGALLRIYDRTMVTHRGMREFILDTAETNNIPYQYFISQGGTDAGRVHTSNSGIPSAVIGVCARYIHTHASILHVDDYAAAKELITKLVRTTDKTTLETIKNNA
- a CDS encoding thioredoxin family protein; its protein translation is MKSLESMEQFQQLKNEENVVFMFSAEWCPDCRFVDPFMPEVEEKYSDFSFYYVDRDEFIDLCVKLDVFGIPSFVAYNKGEETGRYVNKDRKTQEQIEEFIEGLK